The Marmota flaviventris isolate mMarFla1 unplaced genomic scaffold, mMarFla1.hap1 Scaffold_116, whole genome shotgun sequence genome has a segment encoding these proteins:
- the LOC139703737 gene encoding LOW QUALITY PROTEIN: uncharacterized protein (The sequence of the model RefSeq protein was modified relative to this genomic sequence to represent the inferred CDS: deleted 1 base in 1 codon; substituted 5 bases at 5 genomic stop codons) translates to LDHWTEVHLRAQNLSFSVKCRTWQTLCALEWHTFGVGWPPEESFYSPLIQKVKDIVFQPGPHSHPDQQPYILTWQDLCESPPWVKPFLVPVPAPTPPPTILSLKPSAPPPPSVLPESQDLTLLDSPPFPYPLPLFPNPQHPLSESPAADSASPPLEEEAGPAKGTRWQRMIKNPEAPVILPLRLYGPMIEDGHGGEMQAYQYWPFSSSDLYNWKNNNPPFSEDPTQLTCLIESLMFSHQPTWDDCQQLLGTLFMTEEXERILLEARKNILGPDERPTQLPNIIEANFPLNRPNWDPNTFEGREHLSTYHRALIVRLRAATRRPTNLAKVREIIQGPNESPSMFLERIMEAYRRYTPFDPQAEDQKASVTMAFIGQAALDIKRMLQCLDGLQDMTLRDLVREAKKVYYKRETEEEKEQRREKEREQMEDKRSKRQTEALTKVLVTTTNRPVVKRQGDRKGYLGPRQKPPPLASDQCAYCREKGHWTKXCPRKKQPRQPAILTLEDDXESRGSDPLPELRVTFDVEGTPVNFEVDTGEVYSALKDPLGPLSTKRSLVQGTNGSKYRAWTTKRTMDLGKGKVHHSFLVIPECPAPLMGRDLLTKLWARITFNPEGPQMEFLNPSVKTPIVMALTMSVEDEHQLFTPPMTDQTGKLSQKWITDYPNAWVETAGLGLAIKQPPIMVELKTSASPINIKQYPLSKEAKDGIRPHIQKYLALGVLRPCQXAWNTPLLPVKKPGTGDYCPIQYLREINNKVQDIHPTVPNPYNLLSTLNPERKWYTVLDLKDALFCLPLHKDSQLLFAFEWVDPETGMSGQLTWTRLPQGFKNSPTLFDEALHRDLNNFRTMHPEVTLLQYVDDLLLAADTKENCESGTQALLSELAQLGYRASVKKAQIFQQEVIFLGYSLGGSKQWLTEPRKQTVVQIPPPSNRRQLREFLGTAGFCRLWIPGFVSLAAPLYPLLKGNAQSQWNPEHQQAFDNIQRALLSALALALLDVEKAFTLYIEEKKGIARGVLTQTLRPWRRPIAYLSKKLDPVASGXLHCLKAIAVVALLIKDADKLTLGQKLTIIAPHALEIIIRQSPDRWLSNSRITHYQSLLLDKDRIILGPPTPLNPATLLPEQSSEPVTHDCQHILAEETSIRRDLKDQPLPHPEVIWFTDGSSFLQDGKQWAGAAIVSRTKVIWSSSLPEGTSAQKAELIALTKTLELVAGKKSTIYTDSRYAFATAHIHWAIYQQRGLLTSAGKEIKNRDEILRLLSAVQSPKELAIVHCPGHQKGNDPVAVGNRRVDEEAKLAALNGVTIFNYIRAPQQLKDTDTELLDYTEPSLQFQKALHYVKNVHQLTHLGLKKVQAFLKDQEQSFPLTDSQRKEIAERVTKACRACQLVNAYPAKLPVGRCLRGTRPGQFWEVDFTEIKPARYGLKYLLIVLDAFSGWIEAFPTTREMVQMVVKKILEDIFPRYGLPKVIGSDYGPAFVAQ, encoded by the exons CTTGATCACTGGACTGAAGTCCACTTAAgggctcagaatctttctttttcagtaaaatgcCGGACTTGGCAGACTCTCTGTGCCTTAGAATGGCACACCTTTGGAGTTGGATGGCCTCCAGAAGAATCTTTCTACTCCCCACTAATTCAAAAAGTCAAAGATATTGTTTTTCAGCCAGGGCCACATAGCCATCCAGATCAACAGCCGTATATCTTAACTTGGCAGGACCTCTGTGAATCTCCTCCATGGGTGAAGCCTTTTCTTGTCCCTGTCCCCGCTCCTACTCCTCCCCCCACGATTCTAtctctcaaaccctctgctcctcctccaccctctgttctccctgagtctcaagatttgactctactggactctcctccctttccttatcCCCTGCCTTTGTTCCCCAACCCCCAACACCCTCTAAGTGAATCTCctgctgctgactcagcctctccaccaTTGGAGGAA gaaGCTGGCCCGGCTAAAGGAACTCGCTGGCAGCGAATGATTAAAAACCCTGAAGCCCCCGTGATACTTCCCCTCCGTCTTTATGGGCCAATGATAGAGGATGGCCATGGTGGAGAAATGCAAGCCTACCAGTATTGGCCTTTCTCCTCTTCAGATCtatataactggaaaaataacaatcCCCCTTTTTCTGAGGACCCCACCCAGCTCACATGTCTGATTGAGTCATTGATGTTTTCACACCAGCCTACTTGGGATGACTGCCAACAACTCTTAGGCACTCTCTTCATGACAGAGGAATGAGAGAGAATCCTcctggaagctaga aaaaatatcctcGGACCAGATGAGCGACCGACACAACTTCCCAACATAATCGAAGCCAACTTCCCCTTGAACCGACCAAACTGGGACCCCAACACCTTTgaaggtagggagcatctgtccacttatcACCGGGCTCTAATAGTTCGTCTCCGAGCAGCCACTAGACGGCcaactaatttggccaaggtaagagagattattcaagGGCCTAATGAATCTCCCTCTATGTTTCTGGAGAGAATTATGGAGgcatataggagatatactcctTTTGATCCTCAGGCGGAGGATCAAAAGGCATCTGTCACGATGGCCTTTATTGGGCAAGCTGCCCTGGATATTAAAAGAATGTTACAATGCTTAGATGGATTACAAGATATGACTCTGAGAGATTTAGTCAGAGAAGCCAAGAAGGTATactataagagagaaactgaggaagagaaggaacaaaggagggagaaagaaagggagcaaatggaggataaaagaagcaaaagacagactGAGGCATTGACTAAGGTCCTGGTCACAACAACAAATAGGCCAGTAGTtaagagacagggagacagaaagggaTACCTGGGCCCACGCCAGAAGCCACCACCTCTGGCCTCAGATCAATGTGCCTACTGTAGAGAAAAAGGACACTGGACCAAATAGTGCCCTAGGAAGAAACAGCCACGCCAGCCAGCCATTCTAACTCTGGAGGATGACTAGGAAAGTCGGGGCTCAGATCCCCTCCCTGAGCTCAGGGTAACTTTTGATGTGGAGGGGACCCCAGTAAACTTTGAAGTGGATACAGGGGAAGTATACTCAGCCCTTAAGGACCCATTGGGCCCTCTATCAACTAAAAGATCTCTAGTTCAAGGGACTAATGGCAGTAAATATCGCGCTTGGACAACTAAGAGGACCATGGACCTGGGAAAAGGAAAAGTCCATCACTCCTTCCTAGTGATCCCAGAATGCCCGGCCCCATTGATGGGCAGAGATCTGCTCACCAAGCTCTGGGCCAGAATAACTTTTAACCCTGAAGGCCCCCAAATggaatttctaaatccttcagtaaaaactCCTATAGTCATGGCTTTAACTATGTCAGTAGAAGATGAACATCAACTCTTCACACCCCCCATGACTGATCAAACAGGCAAGCTATCCCAGAAATGGATAACAGATTACCCAAATGCCTGGGTAGAAACTGCTGggttaggcctagccataaaacaacctCCAATAATGGTGGAGTTaaaaacctcagcctccccaattaatattaaacaatatcctctgagcaaagaagctaaagatgggataaggccccatattcagaaatatctggccTTAGGGGTCCTAAGGCCCTGTCAATAAGCCTGGAACACTCCCCTGCTACCAGTAAAAAAGCCAGGAACCGGGGACTATTGCCCCATTCAATACCTAAGAGAGATCAACAACAAAGTGCAGGACATTCACCCCACAGTACCTAATCCGTACAATCTGCTTAGCACCCTGAACCCTGAGCGAAAATGGTATACTGTCctggacttaaaagatgctttaTTTTGCTTGCCTCTGCATAAAGATAGTCAGCTGCTGTTTGCTTTCGAGTGGGTAGACCCAGAAACCGGAATGTCTGGTCAACTAACTTGGACCAGACTCCCACAGGGGTTCAaaaactcccccactctctttgatgaagcccTCCACAGAGATCTCAACAACTTCAGAACCATGCACCCTGAAGTCACCCTACTCCAATATGTGGATGACCTGCTACTGGCAGCAGACaccaaggaaaactgtgagtCTGGGACCCAAGCACTACTATCTGAGCTTGCTCAACTTGGGTATAGAGCTTCTGTCAAAAAGGCCCAAATTTTCCagcaagaagtaatcttcctggGCTATTCCCTTGGGGGCAGTAAACAATggctcactgagcccagaaaacaaaccgTTGTGCAGATACCACCCCCATCTAATAGGAGGCAACTCAGAGAGTTTCTTGGGACTGCTGGCTTTTGCAGGTTATGGATACCTGGGTTTGTATCCTTAGCTGCTCCTTTATACCCGTTGTTAAAGGGAAATGCCCAATCCCAATGGAACCCTGAGCACCAACAAGCTTTTGATAACATCCAAAGGGCACTGCTATCTGCTCTGGCCTTAGCACTCCTGGATGTAGAAAAAGCCTTTACTCTCTacattgaggaaaagaaaggaatagcacGAGGAGTGCTCACTCAGACTCTAAGACCCTGGAGAAGGCCTATAGCCTACTTATCTAAAAAGCTGGACCCAGTGGCTAGTGGATAGCTCCATTGCCTAAAAGCTATAGCAGTGGTGGCCCTACTAATCAAGGATGCTGATAAGTTAACGCTGGGGCAGAAGCTAACCATTATAGCCCCCCATGCCCTAGAGATCATCATCCGCCAGTCACCAGACAGATGGCTATCAAACTCTAGAATAACACACTATCAGAGCCTGTTGCTTGACAAGGACAGAATAATACTgggaccccccaccccacttAACCCGGCTACACTACTACCTGAACAATCATCAGAACCCGTCACTCATGACTGTCAACATATACTGGCAGAAGAAACCAGTATTCGACGGGATTTAAAGGATcagccactgccccaccctgAGGTCATATGGTTCACTGATGGCAGCAGCTTTCTCCAGGATGGTAAGCAGTGGGCTGGGGCAGCAATAGTTAGCAGAACTAAAGTCATCTGGTCCTCTAGCCTCCCGGAGGGAACATCGGCTCAAAAGGCAGAGCTGATCGCCCTCACAAAGACATTAGAACTAGTGGCAGGCAAAAAGTCCACCATATACACAGATAGTCGTTATGCCTTCGCTACCGCTCATATACACTGGGCTATCTACCAGCAAAGGGGACTATTAACCTCtgcaggaaaagaaataaaaaacagagatgagATCCTCCGCCTCCTCTCAGCAGTGCAAAGCCCTAAAGAACTAGCTATAGTGCACTGTCCAGGACACCAGAAAGGAAACGATCCTGTAGCGGTCGGGAACAGGAGGGTGGATGAAGAGGCTAAATTGGCAGCCCTAAACGGAGTAACCAT ATTTAACTACATCAGAGCACCCCAACAACTTAAGGACACTGACACTGAACTCCTTGACTACACTGAGCCCAGCTTGCAATTTCAGAAAGCCCTACACTACgttaaaaatgtacatcaactCACTCACCTTGGTTTAAAGAAAGTGCAGGCATTCCTAAAGGATCAAGAACAGAGTTTTCCACTAACCGACTCACAGAGAAAGGAAATAGCTGAACGAGTAACAAAAGCCTGTCGGGCCTGTCAATTGGTTAATGCTTACCCCGCCAAGCTTCCTGTAGGAAGGTGCCTTCGAGGGACCAGACCAGGACAATTTTGGGAAgtggactttactgaaattaagccagcaagGTATGGACTTAAATATCTCCTAATCGTTTTAGATGCATTTTCAGGATGGATTGAAGCCTTCCCCACAACAAGAGAAATGGTGCAAATGGTggtcaagaagatcctggaagatatttttccaagatacgGCCTGCCTAAGGTAATAGGGTCTGATTATGGACCGGCGTTCGtggcccag